The following proteins are encoded in a genomic region of Montipora foliosa isolate CH-2021 chromosome 8, ASM3666993v2, whole genome shotgun sequence:
- the LOC137967737 gene encoding late histone H1-like: MSEPAPKSPRKKEPRKPADHPPYLDMIKAAIFSLKERNGSSRQAIEKYIKANYKVGEVGSRLKMALKRAVASGNVLQTKGVGASGSFKLSKEEKKEKKPMKKPEKKAAAKPKKPADKKNAVKKAKKSPKKAAAKKPAAKKPAAKKPATKKPVAKKPAAKKPVKKPAKKPAAKKPTKKSPTEKTPK, from the coding sequence ATGTCTGAGCCAGCACCTAAGTCTCCCAGAAAGAAGGAGCCTAGAAAGCCTGCCGATCATCCACCGTATCTTGACATGATCAAGGCTGCAattttttcattgaaagaaCGAAATGGTTCCTCGCGCCAAGCTATCGAGAAGTACATCAAAGCTAACTACAAAGTTGGAGAGGTCGGTTCACGCCTCAAGATGGCCTTGAAGAGAGCTGTGGCAAGCGGAAATGTTTTACAGACCAAAGGTGTTGGCGCTTCAGGTTCCTTCAAGTTGTCCAAAGAGgaaaagaaggagaagaaacCAATGAAGAAGCCAGAAAAGAAAGCAGCCGCCAAACCCAAAAAGCCTGCTGACAAGAAGAACGCcgtaaagaaagcaaagaagtcTCCGAAGAAAGCCGCCGCTAAAAAGCCCGCGGCCAAGAAACCAGCAGCTAAAAAACCGGCCACGAAGAAGCCAGTAGCTAAGAAGCCCGCTGCGAAAAAACCAGTGAAAAAGCCGGCTAAAAAACCCGCTGCTAAAAAGCCCACTAAGAAGTCTCCCACCGAGAAAACACCAAAGTAG